A single genomic interval of Oryzomonas sagensis harbors:
- a CDS encoding glycosyltransferase family 2 protein, translating into MAVCILIPAFNAEKTLAAILEECSCLGYPLVVVDDGSADATASIAAGYGALLLRHNRNRGKGRALRTGFAWALEHDCDAVVTLDADGQHDVSSIPRLVAAFRNGGFDILIASRFSQFQEMGGLRKVWNRFGVWCMRQRTGFEISDSQSGFRCYSGRLLRSVALAADGYNLEMEILMKAWRSGFSIGSLAVPARVADGRATSHFRPVRDTWNICMTFLRYM; encoded by the coding sequence ATGGCAGTCTGTATCCTGATCCCGGCGTTCAACGCCGAGAAGACCCTGGCCGCGATCCTGGAGGAGTGTTCCTGCCTGGGGTATCCGTTGGTGGTGGTGGATGACGGGTCGGCCGACGCCACGGCGAGTATAGCTGCCGGGTATGGGGCGCTCCTGTTGCGCCATAATCGCAACCGGGGCAAGGGGAGGGCGCTCAGGACCGGTTTTGCGTGGGCGCTGGAGCATGACTGCGATGCCGTCGTCACTCTTGATGCCGACGGCCAGCATGATGTATCCTCGATTCCGCGGCTGGTCGCTGCTTTCCGGAATGGCGGTTTCGATATCCTGATCGCCTCCCGCTTCAGCCAGTTCCAGGAGATGGGCGGCCTGCGCAAGGTCTGGAACCGTTTCGGCGTCTGGTGCATGCGCCAGCGGACCGGGTTTGAGATCAGCGACAGCCAGTCCGGGTTCCGTTGCTATTCCGGGCGGCTGCTCCGCTCGGTGGCGCTTGCTGCCGACGGTTATAACCTGGAGATGGAAATTCTCATGAAGGCGTGGCGCAGCGGGTTTTCCATCGGTTCCCTCGCGGTGCCGGCGCGGGTGGCCGATGGCCGCGCCACGAGCCATTTCCGTCCGGTGCGGGATACCTGGAACATCTGCATGACGTTCCTGCGTTACATGTAA
- a CDS encoding polysaccharide deacetylase family protein, producing MAKQAVHSLSVDLEDWFHVCGLKQQPCIPPDDWRVHRATEVLLDLFAEFGVKTTFFVLGCVAEADPELVRTIHRQGHEIASHGYSHRLVHELSSAEFADELHKTEDVIMGITGSLPVGFRAPQWSATAHTPWFDDILAQRGYRYDSSRNPLPFIGDRNAARHPYRIETAHGALWEIPPMVSGSPLGNLPTGGGWGFRLFPFGLIAATVERYGRAGRPAVLYLHPREVDPLGPRLKLPLLKRFASYGTRRDALPRLRRLLAGYTFITLREMVDSWQSVS from the coding sequence GTGGCGAAGCAAGCCGTACATAGCCTATCGGTTGACCTGGAGGATTGGTTTCACGTCTGTGGTCTCAAACAGCAGCCGTGTATCCCGCCTGATGACTGGCGTGTCCACAGAGCCACGGAGGTGCTGCTTGACCTGTTCGCAGAGTTTGGGGTAAAAACAACCTTTTTTGTCCTTGGCTGTGTGGCAGAGGCCGATCCGGAGCTGGTGCGCACCATTCATCGGCAGGGGCATGAGATCGCCTCCCACGGTTATTCGCACCGTCTGGTCCACGAACTCAGCTCGGCGGAGTTTGCGGATGAATTGCACAAGACCGAAGACGTCATCATGGGGATCACCGGTAGCTTGCCGGTCGGATTTCGCGCCCCCCAGTGGTCGGCAACAGCCCATACCCCCTGGTTTGACGACATCCTGGCGCAGCGCGGCTATCGCTACGACTCCAGCCGCAACCCGCTCCCCTTTATCGGGGATCGAAACGCTGCTCGTCACCCGTACCGGATCGAGACGGCGCACGGGGCGTTGTGGGAGATACCGCCCATGGTATCAGGGTCACCCTTGGGAAATCTGCCCACCGGTGGCGGATGGGGATTCCGCCTGTTTCCATTCGGGCTGATCGCGGCGACGGTCGAGAGGTATGGCCGGGCCGGCCGGCCGGCAGTGCTGTACCTGCATCCCCGTGAGGTTGACCCCCTGGGGCCGCGTCTCAAGCTGCCGCTCCTGAAACGCTTTGCCTCCTATGGGACGCGCCGGGATGCGTTGCCGCGGCTTCGGAGGCTCTTGGCCGGCTACACGTTTATCACCTTGCGGGAAATGGTCGATTCATGGCAGTCTGTATCCTGA
- the cas6 gene encoding CRISPR system precrRNA processing endoribonuclease RAMP protein Cas6, translated as MPFIFSFPPHGAAPRQADDFVCTLVLVGKALNHTTEFIRAFRSLLANGHNAGHFAVATIPRVESLDFHGNPAVIATGDGAPDLGNLVTLDAQGIVDSRCRPTDAVGVTFMTPLKLAKTGKVMNFFDAGQFVRSLMRRVSALAYYYCGYEMRDNFREYAHVANRIELLEDNFFYADAGRRSLALSGVMGDGVLNGDFNDLMPFLALGEYLHLGKGASYGMGHYRLAW; from the coding sequence TTGCCGTTCATCTTTTCGTTCCCGCCCCACGGCGCCGCCCCGAGACAGGCCGACGACTTCGTCTGCACGCTGGTTCTGGTGGGAAAGGCGCTCAACCATACGACGGAGTTCATACGCGCATTCCGTTCCCTGCTCGCAAACGGGCACAACGCGGGGCATTTTGCTGTGGCGACAATTCCCCGGGTGGAATCCTTGGACTTCCACGGGAATCCGGCCGTTATAGCTACCGGGGATGGTGCGCCGGATCTGGGAAATCTGGTTACCCTGGACGCCCAGGGCATTGTTGACAGCCGTTGCCGCCCGACCGATGCCGTCGGCGTTACCTTCATGACCCCCCTGAAGTTGGCCAAGACCGGCAAGGTCATGAACTTTTTCGATGCCGGGCAGTTTGTCCGTTCGCTGATGCGCAGGGTCTCTGCCCTGGCCTACTACTATTGCGGCTACGAGATGCGGGACAACTTCAGGGAGTATGCCCATGTTGCCAACCGTATCGAACTGCTTGAAGACAATTTTTTCTACGCCGACGCCGGCCGCCGTTCCCTGGCCCTGTCCGGGGTCATGGGAGATGGCGTCCTAAACGGCGATTTCAACGATCTTATGCCGTTTCTGGCGCTGGGGGAGTATCTGCATTTGGGCAAGGGGGCCTCCTACGGGATGGGGCATTACCGGTTGGCGTGGTGA
- a CDS encoding succinate dehydrogenase/fumarate reductase iron-sulfur subunit translates to MSDHKTMTLTLIVWRQKNASDPGKFETYTAKNITEHHSFLEMLDCVNEDLILEGREPIVFDHDCREGICGMCSQVINGAPHGGQVRTTVCQLHMRKFKDGDTIYIEPWRARAFPIIKDLIVDRSALDTIIQAGGYTSCHTGGVADGNAILIPKPVADEAMDAAECIGCGACVAGCPNGAAMLFTGAKVSQLSILPQGKTEAAARVTAMTKAMAECGFGNCTNHYECQAACPKGINVKFIARMNREFLKAQFA, encoded by the coding sequence ATGAGCGATCACAAGACCATGACACTGACACTGATCGTGTGGCGCCAGAAAAATGCCAGCGATCCCGGTAAATTCGAGACCTATACCGCTAAGAACATCACCGAGCACCATTCTTTTCTGGAGATGCTCGACTGCGTCAACGAGGACCTGATCCTCGAAGGCAGGGAGCCGATCGTGTTCGACCACGACTGCCGCGAGGGCATCTGCGGCATGTGTTCCCAGGTGATCAACGGCGCACCCCATGGCGGTCAGGTGCGCACCACCGTCTGCCAACTCCACATGCGCAAATTCAAGGATGGCGATACCATCTACATTGAACCCTGGAGGGCGCGCGCCTTTCCGATCATTAAAGACTTGATCGTCGACCGCTCGGCTCTGGATACCATTATTCAGGCCGGTGGCTATACCTCCTGCCACACCGGCGGGGTGGCCGACGGCAATGCCATCCTGATCCCCAAGCCGGTAGCCGACGAGGCCATGGATGCCGCCGAATGCATCGGCTGCGGAGCCTGCGTGGCCGGTTGCCCCAACGGCGCCGCCATGCTGTTCACCGGGGCTAAGGTCTCCCAACTGTCGATCCTGCCCCAGGGCAAGACAGAGGCTGCCGCCCGCGTCACAGCCATGACCAAGGCCATGGCTGAATGCGGTTTCGGCAACTGCACCAATCATTACGAGTGCCAGGCTGCCTGCCCCAAAGGGATCAACGTCAAGTTCATCGCCCGCATGAATCGGGAGTTTCTCAAGGCGCAGTTTGCCTAA
- a CDS encoding fumarate reductase/succinate dehydrogenase flavoprotein subunit — translation MILDGKCPTGPIEQTWDKHRFDLKLVNPANKRKYNVIVVGTGLAGGAAAASLGELGYNVQAFCYQDSPRRAHSIAAQGGINAAKAYPNDGDSIYRLFYDTIKGGDFRAREADVWRLAQVSNNIIDQCVAQGIPFARDYAGYLDNRSFGGAQVSRTFYARGQTGQQLLLGAYSALSRQIKAGTVKMYNRREMLDLVVVDGVARGITVRNLVTGELESYAADAVCLCTGGYVNVFYLSTNAMGCSVTASWKAHKKGALFANPCYTQIHPTCIPQAGDYQSKLTLMSESLRNDGRCWAPKKKGDTRPPNQIPEEDRDYYLERKYPSFGNLAPRDIASRAAKEQCDEGRGVGPGGRGVYLDFAASIKRLSEDTIRERYGNLFEMYEKITDENAYKSPMRIYPAPHYSMGGLWVDYNLMSNVPGLFVLGEANFSVHGANRLGASALMQGLADGYFVIPYTIGGYLATIKPGQVKEDHAEFKKSAEDVNKNVNKLLSINGKRTVTDFMRELGTMMWENCGMARTKESLEANIKKIPALREEFWKNVKVTGSGADLNQQLENAGRTADFLEFAELLCRDALHRNESCGGHFRSEYQYDDGEAKRDDVNFCYVGAWEFKGVGAEPELHKEPLKFENVHLAVRSYK, via the coding sequence GTGATACTTGATGGAAAATGTCCAACCGGACCGATTGAGCAAACCTGGGACAAACACCGCTTTGACCTGAAACTGGTCAATCCTGCCAATAAACGGAAGTACAACGTCATCGTGGTCGGCACCGGCCTGGCCGGCGGCGCTGCCGCGGCTTCGCTGGGAGAGTTGGGTTACAATGTGCAAGCGTTCTGTTATCAGGACAGCCCGCGCCGCGCCCACTCCATAGCCGCCCAGGGCGGTATCAATGCTGCCAAGGCATATCCCAACGACGGCGACTCCATCTATCGCCTGTTTTACGACACCATCAAGGGGGGCGACTTCCGCGCCCGCGAAGCCGACGTCTGGCGTCTGGCCCAGGTGTCCAACAACATCATCGACCAGTGTGTGGCCCAGGGCATCCCTTTTGCCCGCGACTACGCCGGCTACCTGGATAACCGTTCCTTCGGCGGCGCCCAGGTCTCCCGGACTTTCTACGCCCGCGGTCAGACGGGTCAGCAACTCCTGCTGGGGGCCTACTCGGCTCTCTCCCGCCAGATCAAGGCCGGCACGGTCAAGATGTATAACCGCCGCGAGATGCTCGACCTGGTCGTGGTGGACGGTGTGGCCCGCGGCATCACCGTGCGCAACCTGGTGACCGGCGAGTTGGAAAGCTACGCCGCCGATGCCGTCTGCCTCTGCACCGGAGGGTATGTCAACGTGTTCTACCTCTCCACCAACGCCATGGGGTGCTCGGTTACGGCCAGCTGGAAGGCCCACAAAAAGGGCGCCCTGTTCGCCAATCCCTGCTACACCCAGATCCATCCGACCTGTATCCCCCAGGCCGGCGACTACCAGTCCAAACTGACCCTCATGTCGGAGTCGCTGCGTAACGACGGGCGTTGCTGGGCACCCAAGAAAAAGGGTGACACCCGTCCTCCCAACCAGATTCCCGAGGAAGATCGCGATTACTATCTGGAGCGCAAGTACCCGAGCTTCGGCAACCTGGCCCCGCGTGACATCGCCTCCCGCGCCGCCAAGGAACAGTGCGACGAGGGTCGCGGCGTCGGCCCGGGCGGCCGCGGCGTGTATCTGGATTTTGCCGCTTCCATCAAACGCCTCAGCGAGGATACCATCCGCGAGCGCTACGGCAACCTGTTCGAAATGTACGAGAAGATCACCGACGAGAACGCCTACAAGTCGCCGATGCGCATCTATCCCGCCCCCCATTATTCCATGGGCGGCCTCTGGGTCGATTACAACCTGATGAGCAATGTCCCCGGCCTGTTCGTGCTGGGCGAGGCCAACTTCTCGGTCCACGGCGCCAACCGTCTGGGAGCGTCGGCCCTGATGCAGGGGCTAGCCGACGGCTACTTCGTCATCCCCTATACCATCGGCGGTTATCTGGCCACCATCAAGCCGGGCCAGGTCAAGGAAGATCACGCCGAATTCAAGAAGTCGGCGGAGGACGTCAACAAAAATGTCAACAAGCTCCTCTCCATCAACGGCAAACGCACCGTTACCGATTTCATGCGCGAACTGGGCACCATGATGTGGGAAAACTGCGGCATGGCACGCACCAAGGAGTCCCTTGAGGCAAACATCAAGAAGATTCCGGCCCTGCGCGAGGAGTTCTGGAAGAACGTCAAGGTCACCGGCAGCGGCGCCGATCTCAATCAACAGTTGGAGAACGCCGGCCGCACCGCCGACTTCCTGGAGTTCGCCGAACTTTTGTGCCGCGACGCATTGCACCGCAACGAGTCCTGCGGCGGCCATTTCCGCTCGGAATACCAGTACGACGACGGCGAGGCCAAGCGCGACGACGTCAACTTCTGCTATGTGGGCGCCTGGGAATTCAAGGGCGTGGGTGCCGAGCCGGAGTTGCACAAGGAACCGTTGAAATTCGAGAACGTACATCTCGCCGTAAGGAGCTACAAATAA
- a CDS encoding succinate dehydrogenase cytochrome b subunit produces MQLLSSSIGRKIVMAITGLLMILFVVVHLIGNTTIFGWISGGINAYAHHLHAFPPLVWAFRAFMLAAVSIHIWYGIQLTIENRGGRPQPYAVKATQKATFASENMIWTGLLLLCFIIYHLLHFTMKVVPGMALVPDAEGAINVFTMVVSSFQNFFVAFIYVAAMVTLFLHLSHGIQSFFQTMGWSTDRTLPIYVKAGTLVALVLFLGYVAVPLSIFAGILKG; encoded by the coding sequence ATGCAACTACTATCATCGTCTATCGGCAGAAAGATCGTGATGGCGATCACGGGACTGCTCATGATCTTGTTTGTCGTGGTCCATCTGATCGGCAATACGACCATTTTTGGCTGGATCAGCGGAGGCATCAACGCCTATGCCCACCACCTCCATGCGTTTCCTCCCCTGGTGTGGGCATTCCGGGCCTTTATGCTGGCTGCCGTTTCCATTCACATCTGGTACGGTATTCAGTTGACCATTGAGAATCGCGGCGGCCGGCCCCAGCCGTATGCCGTCAAGGCGACCCAGAAGGCCACGTTTGCCAGCGAGAACATGATCTGGACCGGCCTGCTCCTTCTCTGCTTCATTATTTATCACCTGTTGCACTTCACCATGAAGGTGGTCCCCGGCATGGCCCTGGTGCCCGATGCCGAGGGGGCGATCAACGTCTTTACCATGGTAGTCTCCAGCTTCCAGAACTTTTTCGTGGCCTTTATCTATGTGGCGGCCATGGTAACCCTGTTTCTGCATCTGTCACACGGCATACAGAGCTTTTTCCAGACGATGGGGTGGAGTACCGACAGGACGCTGCCGATCTATGTCAAGGCAGGCACCCTGGTTGCGCTGGTTTTGTTTCTGGGGTACGTCGCCGTTCCGTTGTCAATCTTTGCTGGAATTCTGAAAGGTTAA